The following proteins are encoded in a genomic region of Sphaeramia orbicularis chromosome 2, fSphaOr1.1, whole genome shotgun sequence:
- the pou3f3b gene encoding POU domain, class 3, transcription factor 3-B isoform X2, with protein MATAASNPYLPSNSILSSGSIVHSDSGGGGMQPGSAAVTSGSGGYRGDPSVKMVQSDFMQGAMAASNGGHMLSHAHQWVTSLPHAAAAAAAAAVAAAEAGSPWSSSPVGMTGSPQQQDVKNSARDDLHTGTALHHRPPHLAPHQTHAGAWGSTTAAHINSISGGQQQQQSLIYSQPGGFTVNGMLSPGSQSLVHPGLVRGDTPDLDHGSHHHHHHHQHPHHQHHGGVNSHDPHSDDDTPTSDDLEQFAKQFKQRRIKLGFTQADVGLALGTLYGNVFSQTTICRFEALQLSFKNMCKLKPLLNKWLEEADSSTGSPTSIDKIAAQGRKRKKRTSIEVSVKGALESHFLKCPKPSAQEISSLADNLQLEKEVVRVWFCNRRQKEKRMTPPGVAQTPEDVYSQGHFLVDYLKDASEASDQRVTTTSSFHQVILAH; from the exons ATGGCCACCGCGGCTTCCAATCCTTATCTGCCCAGCAATAGCATCTTATCGTCCGGCTCCATCGTGCACTCTGACTCCGGAGGTGGTGGCATGCAGCCGGGCAGTGCTGCGGTTACCTCGGGGTCTGGGGGCTACAGGGGAGACCCCTCAGTCAAGATGGTACAGAGTGACTTTATGCAAGGCGCAATGGCAGCGAGCAACGGGGGACACATGCTGAGCCATGCCCACCAGTGGGTGACATCCCTCCCGCACGccgcagcggcagcagcagcggcCGCGGTCGCCGCAGCTGAAGCCGGATCCCCCTGGTCGTCGAGTCCCGTCGGAATGACGGGCAGCCCGCAGCAGCAGGACGTGAAAAACTCCGCCAGAGACGATCTGCACACGGGCACCGCGCTGCACCACAGGCCCCCTCACTTAGCTCCCCACCAGACTCACGCCGGGGCTTGGGGGAGCACCACCGCCGCGCACATTAACTCCATATCCGgggggcagcagcagcagcagtcgctCATCTATTCCCAGCCGGGAGGGTTCACCGTCAACGGGATGCTGAGTCCGGGGAGCCAGAGCCTGGTGCACCCGGGCTTGGTGAGAGGGGACACCCCAGACCTGGACCACGgcagccaccaccaccaccatcaccaccagcaTCCGCACCACCAGCACCACGGCGGCGTCAACAGCCACGACCCGCACTCGGACGACGACACGCCGACCTCGGACGACCTGGAGCAGTTCGCCAAGCAGTTCAAGCAGCGGAGGATCAAACTGGGCTTTACGCAGGCGGACGTCGGCTTGGCTTTGGGCACCCTGTACGGGAACGTTTTCTCTCAGACAACCATTTGCAGATTCGAGGCTCTGCAGCTCAGCTTCAAGAACATGTGCAAGCTCAAGCCTTTGTTAAACAAGTGGCTTGAGGAGGCCGACTCGTCCACCGGCAGCCCCACCAGCATCGACAAGATCGCGGCACAGGGGAGGAAGCGAAAGAAGCGCACATCCATCGAGGTGAGCGTCAAAGGGGCTTTGGAGAGCCACTTCCTCAAATGTCCTAAACCCTCGGCGCAGGAGATCAGCAGCCTGGCGGACAACTTGCAGCTGGAAAAAGAGGTGGTTAGAGTGTGGTTTTGCAATAGGAGACAGAAGGAAAAACGGATGACGCCCCCAGGAGTGGCACAGACGCCGGAGGATGTGTACTCTCAG GGGCATTTTTTAGTAGATTACTTAAAAGATGCAAGTGAAGCAAGCGACCAGAGGGTGACAACTACAAGTTCATTCCACCAGGTAATTTTGGCGCATTAA
- the pou3f3b gene encoding POU domain, class 3, transcription factor 3-B isoform X1 encodes MATAASNPYLPSNSILSSGSIVHSDSGGGGMQPGSAAVTSGSGGYRGDPSVKMVQSDFMQGAMAASNGGHMLSHAHQWVTSLPHAAAAAAAAAVAAAEAGSPWSSSPVGMTGSPQQQDVKNSARDDLHTGTALHHRPPHLAPHQTHAGAWGSTTAAHINSISGGQQQQQSLIYSQPGGFTVNGMLSPGSQSLVHPGLVRGDTPDLDHGSHHHHHHHQHPHHQHHGGVNSHDPHSDDDTPTSDDLEQFAKQFKQRRIKLGFTQADVGLALGTLYGNVFSQTTICRFEALQLSFKNMCKLKPLLNKWLEEADSSTGSPTSIDKIAAQGRKRKKRTSIEVSVKGALESHFLKCPKPSAQEISSLADNLQLEKEVVRVWFCNRRQKEKRMTPPGVAQTPEDVYSQVGNGHFLVDYLKDASEASDQRVTTTSSFHQVILAH; translated from the exons ATGGCCACCGCGGCTTCCAATCCTTATCTGCCCAGCAATAGCATCTTATCGTCCGGCTCCATCGTGCACTCTGACTCCGGAGGTGGTGGCATGCAGCCGGGCAGTGCTGCGGTTACCTCGGGGTCTGGGGGCTACAGGGGAGACCCCTCAGTCAAGATGGTACAGAGTGACTTTATGCAAGGCGCAATGGCAGCGAGCAACGGGGGACACATGCTGAGCCATGCCCACCAGTGGGTGACATCCCTCCCGCACGccgcagcggcagcagcagcggcCGCGGTCGCCGCAGCTGAAGCCGGATCCCCCTGGTCGTCGAGTCCCGTCGGAATGACGGGCAGCCCGCAGCAGCAGGACGTGAAAAACTCCGCCAGAGACGATCTGCACACGGGCACCGCGCTGCACCACAGGCCCCCTCACTTAGCTCCCCACCAGACTCACGCCGGGGCTTGGGGGAGCACCACCGCCGCGCACATTAACTCCATATCCGgggggcagcagcagcagcagtcgctCATCTATTCCCAGCCGGGAGGGTTCACCGTCAACGGGATGCTGAGTCCGGGGAGCCAGAGCCTGGTGCACCCGGGCTTGGTGAGAGGGGACACCCCAGACCTGGACCACGgcagccaccaccaccaccatcaccaccagcaTCCGCACCACCAGCACCACGGCGGCGTCAACAGCCACGACCCGCACTCGGACGACGACACGCCGACCTCGGACGACCTGGAGCAGTTCGCCAAGCAGTTCAAGCAGCGGAGGATCAAACTGGGCTTTACGCAGGCGGACGTCGGCTTGGCTTTGGGCACCCTGTACGGGAACGTTTTCTCTCAGACAACCATTTGCAGATTCGAGGCTCTGCAGCTCAGCTTCAAGAACATGTGCAAGCTCAAGCCTTTGTTAAACAAGTGGCTTGAGGAGGCCGACTCGTCCACCGGCAGCCCCACCAGCATCGACAAGATCGCGGCACAGGGGAGGAAGCGAAAGAAGCGCACATCCATCGAGGTGAGCGTCAAAGGGGCTTTGGAGAGCCACTTCCTCAAATGTCCTAAACCCTCGGCGCAGGAGATCAGCAGCCTGGCGGACAACTTGCAGCTGGAAAAAGAGGTGGTTAGAGTGTGGTTTTGCAATAGGAGACAGAAGGAAAAACGGATGACGCCCCCAGGAGTGGCACAGACGCCGGAGGATGTGTACTCTCAGGTCGGCAAT GGGCATTTTTTAGTAGATTACTTAAAAGATGCAAGTGAAGCAAGCGACCAGAGGGTGACAACTACAAGTTCATTCCACCAGGTAATTTTGGCGCATTAA